From Deinococcus sp. Marseille-Q6407, one genomic window encodes:
- a CDS encoding alkaline phosphatase PhoX — MQKSLAAVSLSLGLILSACHQAPAPQPAENSVAPFMDTNKVARAVGGTLEWNKMEGLAYDARSRTLYIAVTAFSGGMADQLGDIRMAANPCGGIIAAQLDSNLSATRLTPILAGKPTADGKGCDVNGLNSPDNLSLDQRGRLWIGEDGDDTRNALWAYDLKAGSLKRFAVVPDGAEVTGLRVSEQGDLFMNIQHPGKNVAAPYNKGTVGVFSGFNANRDDFTELAYDGTSQPTLRHAAGQYTVLVQSGENGAGVITNADGSSEVSTNPDANMLVPTGPDSAILYTNWESQPGGVSRLDLKRSGGSWVADGQPGMVDFMGVRGTWNNCNGSVTPWKTALTSEEYPAEDDATWAEAEPNMSKYLGRKANRYDYGYISEITPSGAGQSVKKHYVMGRNSYEMSLVLSDNRTVHFGDDGNMRGMYKFVADKAGDLSAGTLYVAKLEQVDDQASATGQSFTVKWMKLGHGVDSEIEAAIARLN, encoded by the coding sequence ATGCAAAAAAGCTTAGCAGCTGTCTCCCTTTCGCTGGGTCTGATTCTCTCGGCTTGCCACCAGGCTCCTGCGCCGCAGCCGGCCGAAAACAGCGTGGCCCCTTTCATGGACACCAACAAAGTGGCCCGCGCGGTGGGCGGCACCCTGGAGTGGAACAAGATGGAGGGCCTGGCGTATGACGCGCGGAGCCGCACCCTCTACATCGCCGTGACGGCCTTCAGCGGCGGCATGGCCGATCAGCTGGGCGACATCCGCATGGCGGCCAACCCCTGCGGCGGCATCATTGCGGCGCAGCTGGACAGCAACCTGAGCGCCACCCGCCTGACCCCCATCCTGGCGGGCAAGCCGACAGCCGATGGCAAGGGCTGTGATGTGAACGGCCTGAACAGCCCCGACAACCTGTCGCTGGACCAGCGGGGCCGGCTGTGGATCGGTGAAGACGGCGACGACACCCGCAACGCCCTGTGGGCCTACGACCTGAAGGCCGGGTCCCTCAAGCGTTTCGCAGTGGTGCCCGACGGAGCCGAGGTCACCGGCCTGCGTGTCAGCGAGCAGGGTGACCTGTTCATGAACATTCAGCACCCCGGCAAGAATGTTGCGGCGCCCTACAACAAGGGCACCGTGGGCGTGTTCAGCGGATTCAACGCCAACCGCGACGACTTTACTGAACTGGCCTACGACGGCACCTCGCAGCCCACCTTGCGGCACGCGGCCGGTCAGTACACCGTGCTGGTCCAGAGTGGCGAGAATGGCGCGGGTGTCATCACCAACGCCGACGGCAGCAGCGAGGTCAGCACCAACCCCGACGCCAACATGCTGGTGCCCACCGGCCCCGACAGCGCCATTCTCTATACCAACTGGGAATCCCAGCCCGGCGGAGTCAGCCGCCTGGACCTGAAGCGCAGCGGCGGCAGCTGGGTGGCCGACGGTCAGCCGGGCATGGTGGACTTTATGGGTGTCCGCGGTACCTGGAACAACTGTAACGGCAGTGTGACCCCCTGGAAGACCGCCCTGACCAGCGAGGAATACCCCGCCGAGGACGACGCGACCTGGGCCGAGGCCGAGCCGAACATGAGCAAATACCTGGGCCGCAAGGCCAACCGCTACGACTACGGCTACATCAGCGAGATCACGCCCAGCGGCGCCGGCCAGAGCGTGAAGAAGCACTACGTGATGGGCCGCAACAGCTACGAGATGTCGCTGGTGCTGAGCGACAACCGCACCGTGCACTTTGGGGACGACGGCAACATGCGCGGCATGTACAAGTTCGTGGCCGACAAGGCCGGCGACCTCAGTGCCGGTACGCTGTATGTCGCCAAACTGGAACAGGTGGACGACCAGGCCAGCGCCACCGGCCAGAGCTTTACGGTGAAATGGATGAAGCTGGGCCACGGCGTGGACAGCGAAATCGAAGCGGCCATCGCCCGCCTGAACTGA
- a CDS encoding transposase: protein MNQPVSGERVRIFAQQVLDIPETLYQQRSLQASLHLFHSPGQKTNFSQAEGVSPSALSRFFNVYDWDSDRCREEMQDFQWRILLDTARHKRRPRMRLSVDLTTVEKVGTQLPYVSVYNGRHGIHLVVLFAEYGELKFPISYRIYQGKHTSTPVTLALDLLEEVPDFVGKRFQVCVLADSGFESAVFLDGVQRLGFEFVVGVRSNRRTDHPGQVTVADCPHGGYVNLANWPLETLSLGRMDRGDREFFAVSSELLEGDDILAEGKRRWALESFFKEGKHQFGLAQFALRTARGLDRWILMVFLAFTLTMLYRSEDMTLKEAARLALHTLFPEVRLNHLLSQIQKEQEFLHQHGYSLSYARCNL, encoded by the coding sequence GTGAATCAACCGGTTTCAGGGGAGCGCGTCCGTATTTTCGCACAGCAGGTTCTGGATATTCCAGAGACGCTGTATCAGCAGCGAAGCTTGCAAGCTTCGCTGCACCTCTTCCACAGTCCAGGTCAGAAGACCAACTTCAGCCAGGCAGAGGGAGTCAGCCCCAGTGCACTCAGCCGTTTCTTCAACGTCTATGACTGGGATTCAGACCGCTGCCGGGAAGAGATGCAGGACTTCCAGTGGCGCATCCTGCTGGATACAGCTCGTCACAAACGTAGACCTCGAATGCGGCTCAGCGTGGATCTGACCACGGTGGAAAAGGTGGGAACTCAGCTGCCCTATGTCAGTGTCTACAACGGTAGGCACGGCATCCATCTGGTGGTCTTGTTCGCCGAATATGGGGAACTGAAGTTCCCCATTTCTTACCGGATCTACCAGGGCAAGCACACCAGCACCCCGGTCACACTGGCCCTCGACTTGCTGGAAGAGGTGCCAGACTTCGTGGGGAAACGCTTTCAGGTCTGCGTACTGGCGGACAGCGGATTCGAATCCGCTGTCTTTCTGGACGGTGTGCAGCGCCTGGGTTTCGAGTTCGTGGTGGGTGTGAGGAGCAACCGGCGCACAGACCATCCTGGACAGGTGACGGTGGCGGACTGTCCGCATGGGGGGTACGTCAACCTCGCCAACTGGCCTCTGGAAACGCTGTCTCTGGGGAGGATGGACCGTGGGGACCGCGAATTCTTCGCGGTGTCGTCTGAGCTGTTAGAGGGGGATGACATCCTGGCCGAAGGAAAACGGCGCTGGGCACTGGAGTCGTTTTTCAAAGAAGGGAAGCATCAGTTTGGGTTGGCGCAGTTCGCGCTGCGAACTGCCAGGGGTCTGGACCGCTGGATTTTGATGGTCTTCCTGGCCTTCACCCTGACCATGCTGTACCGCTCTGAGGACATGACCCTGAAAGAGGCAGCCCGCTTGGCCCTACATACCCTCTTCCCCGAAGTCAGGCTGAACCACCTGCTGAGCCAAATTCAAAAAGAGCAAGAATTCCTCCACCAGCACGGCTATTCGCTCAGCTATGCAAGGTGCAACTTATGA
- a CDS encoding MFS transporter, translating into MTTSSNEPSGTSPLHIAAIGTLLLMNVYAPQALLPLLSREFQVSTAQVGTLIGSTTLAIALASPVSGLLADALGRKRVMMGAFALLLLPCLLAANADTFSTLSAARFLQGLLIPLVMVAITAYLVEETPRWQYNRLLTGYVAGTVLGGFLGRLISGLVAHGGDWHPAFYALLLTNLLGLALVWRLPAETHFHPQRSRWRTRVTLAAHLRNPQLLSVCLAGFLILFVLVAVFNTVPFRLAAPPYNLGPGPLGLIFAVYLLGVVVTPATSPVLQSRGPGFVLRAAAGISLLGLGLTLLAPLPVIVVGLALASTGVFMAQAAAQNLVQQSVHSGRSLAGGLYNFAYYGGGAAASVAAGLAFDAGGWPRVVLLCAVAWALLLALSVWVRHRNAGHGELDPRVFPG; encoded by the coding sequence ATGACCACCTCCAGTAATGAGCCTTCCGGCACCTCGCCGCTGCACATTGCCGCCATCGGCACCCTGCTGCTGATGAACGTGTATGCACCGCAGGCCCTGTTGCCGCTGCTGTCCAGAGAATTTCAGGTCAGCACCGCGCAGGTGGGTACCCTGATCGGCAGCACCACCCTGGCGATCGCGCTGGCCTCGCCGGTCTCGGGCCTGCTGGCCGACGCCCTGGGCCGCAAGCGGGTGATGATGGGGGCTTTCGCCCTGCTGCTGCTGCCCTGCCTGCTGGCCGCCAACGCGGATACATTCAGCACGCTGAGCGCCGCCCGGTTCCTGCAGGGCCTGCTGATTCCGCTGGTGATGGTAGCAATCACCGCTTACCTGGTCGAAGAAACGCCGCGCTGGCAGTACAACCGCCTGCTGACCGGCTATGTGGCCGGCACGGTGCTGGGCGGTTTTCTGGGCCGCCTGATCAGTGGTCTGGTGGCGCACGGCGGCGACTGGCACCCCGCCTTTTACGCCCTGCTGCTGACCAATCTGCTGGGGCTGGCGCTGGTGTGGCGGCTGCCGGCCGAAACGCACTTTCACCCGCAGCGCAGCCGCTGGCGCACCCGGGTGACCCTGGCAGCCCACCTGCGTAACCCGCAGCTGCTGAGCGTCTGCCTGGCCGGCTTCCTGATTCTTTTCGTGCTGGTGGCCGTGTTCAATACGGTGCCGTTCCGGCTGGCCGCGCCGCCCTACAACCTGGGGCCGGGGCCGCTGGGGCTGATTTTCGCGGTGTACCTGCTGGGCGTGGTGGTCACACCGGCCACCTCGCCGGTGCTACAGAGCCGGGGGCCCGGCTTCGTGCTGCGGGCGGCGGCCGGCATCAGCCTACTGGGGCTGGGGCTGACACTGCTGGCCCCACTGCCAGTGATCGTGGTCGGGCTGGCGCTGGCCTCGACCGGGGTATTCATGGCGCAGGCGGCTGCGCAAAATCTGGTGCAGCAGAGCGTGCACAGTGGCCGCAGCCTGGCCGGTGGGCTGTACAACTTTGCCTATTACGGCGGCGGCGCCGCAGCGAGCGTGGCGGCCGGGTTGGCCTTCGATGCCGGCGGCTGGCCGCGGGTGGTGCTGCTGTGCGCTGTAGCCTGGGCGCTGCTGCTGGCCCTGAGCGTGTGGGTGCGGCACAGGAATGCCGGGCACGGCGAGCTGGACCCCCGGGTGTTTCCAGGCTGA
- a CDS encoding acetyl-CoA carboxylase carboxyltransferase subunit alpha: MADLIRDLEHKVRDLEQTARKTGQNLEAALAPLREEVAKLRHDESEREAGLAAPEAPAGGERWERVGLARAPGRPTALDYVELLTEDFTQLHGDRLYGDDPALLGGPAVWQGTPVMLLLQQKGRDTKTKIKRRFGMSNPEGYRKAQRLMDLADKFRLPVVALIDTPGAYPGIEAEERGQGWAIAESIQRMSRLRVPAVCAVIGEGGSGGALAIGVGNRVLIMENAWYSVISPEACASIIWKDASKAPLAAEALRLTAPDLLELGIVEEVIPEPEGGAHLDKQAAAEALGEAVSRHLRELSGLSAEELLAGRAERFRSTGVFEER, translated from the coding sequence ATGGCCGACCTGATCCGCGACCTGGAACACAAGGTGCGCGACCTGGAACAGACCGCCCGCAAGACCGGGCAGAACCTGGAAGCGGCGCTGGCCCCACTACGCGAGGAAGTCGCCAAACTGCGCCACGACGAATCCGAGCGTGAGGCAGGGCTGGCGGCCCCGGAGGCCCCGGCCGGCGGCGAGCGCTGGGAACGGGTGGGCCTGGCCCGCGCGCCGGGACGCCCCACCGCGCTGGACTATGTGGAGCTGCTGACTGAGGACTTCACGCAGCTGCACGGTGACCGGCTCTACGGCGATGACCCGGCGCTGCTGGGCGGGCCGGCAGTGTGGCAGGGCACCCCGGTGATGCTGCTGCTGCAACAAAAAGGCCGCGACACCAAGACCAAAATCAAGCGCCGCTTCGGCATGAGCAACCCGGAAGGCTACCGCAAAGCACAGAGATTGATGGACCTGGCCGACAAGTTCCGGCTGCCGGTGGTGGCGCTGATTGACACGCCGGGGGCCTATCCCGGCATCGAGGCCGAGGAGCGTGGGCAGGGCTGGGCGATTGCCGAGAGCATTCAGCGCATGAGCCGCCTGCGGGTGCCGGCTGTCTGCGCCGTGATTGGCGAGGGTGGCTCCGGCGGTGCACTGGCAATCGGCGTGGGCAACCGGGTGCTGATCATGGAAAATGCCTGGTATTCGGTCATTTCGCCCGAGGCCTGTGCCAGCATCATCTGGAAGGATGCCAGCAAAGCGCCCCTGGCCGCCGAGGCCCTGCGGCTGACAGCGCCGGACCTGCTGGAACTGGGCATTGTGGAGGAAGTGATTCCCGAGCCCGAGGGCGGCGCGCACCTGGATAAGCAGGCCGCCGCCGAGGCGCTGGGCGAGGCGGTCAGCCGCCACCTGCGCGAGCTGAGCGGCCTGAGCGCCGAAGAACTGCTGGCCGGCCGCGCCGAACGCTTCCGGTCGACGGGGGTGTTCGAGGAGCGCTAG
- a CDS encoding carboxypeptidase M32 produces the protein MSTPDQTWQAFLAHYRELSDLRDMASLLGWDQSTYQPEAAAEGRSRQQALLSRLQHAHATDAAYGRTLDALESRSDLDPVQTRMLALARKDFERNTRLPAALVGEMAEHWGRSYAAWTRARPENDWAGMVPLLERSLDLTLQAAGHFPQFADPHDAHIDESDEGMSAEAIAAVFADLQRELVPLVQAVTAAPEPRTDFIGREYPAQQQLAFGEKVIRDYGYDFNSGRQDLTHHPFMTRLGDHDIRITTRVQLSDPTDALYSTLHESGHAMYEQGIAAPYLGTPLGGGASSGVHESQSRLWENLVGRSRAFWEAYGAEFRATFPEQLADVTDDELYRASNVVRRSLIRTDADELTYNLHVILRFNLERELLSGRLAVRDLADAWQSAYSDNLGLQSDTLGNGVLQDVHWFFGPVAGAFQGYTLGNLMSGQIYAAARRALPELDAQIARREFGPLHGWLRENIYQHGALYSPAELLERATGKPLGAEDYLAYLRGKYGELYGLSL, from the coding sequence ATGAGTACCCCCGACCAGACCTGGCAAGCTTTCCTGGCCCACTACCGCGAACTCAGCGACCTGCGGGATATGGCCTCGCTGCTGGGGTGGGACCAGAGCACCTATCAGCCGGAGGCCGCCGCTGAGGGCCGCAGCCGCCAGCAGGCGCTGCTGTCGCGGCTTCAGCATGCCCACGCCACCGACGCGGCGTATGGCCGCACCCTGGACGCCCTGGAAAGCCGCAGCGACCTGGACCCGGTGCAGACCCGGATGCTGGCGCTGGCCCGGAAGGACTTCGAGCGCAACACCCGGCTGCCGGCGGCGCTGGTCGGTGAAATGGCCGAGCACTGGGGCCGTTCCTACGCCGCCTGGACGCGTGCACGCCCGGAGAACGACTGGGCCGGCATGGTGCCGTTGCTGGAGCGTTCGCTGGACCTGACCCTGCAGGCGGCGGGCCACTTCCCGCAGTTCGCCGACCCGCACGACGCCCATATCGACGAATCCGACGAGGGCATGAGCGCGGAGGCCATCGCCGCCGTGTTTGCGGACCTGCAGCGCGAACTGGTGCCGCTGGTGCAGGCCGTGACAGCTGCGCCGGAGCCGCGCACCGACTTTATCGGCCGCGAGTACCCCGCGCAGCAGCAGCTGGCCTTCGGGGAGAAGGTGATCCGCGACTACGGCTACGACTTCAACTCGGGCCGCCAGGACCTGACCCACCACCCGTTCATGACCCGGTTGGGCGACCACGATATCCGCATTACCACCCGAGTGCAGCTGAGCGACCCCACCGACGCGCTGTATTCCACCCTGCACGAGTCCGGCCACGCCATGTACGAGCAGGGAATTGCCGCGCCGTATCTGGGCACGCCGCTGGGCGGGGGCGCCAGCTCCGGGGTCCACGAGAGCCAGTCGCGCCTGTGGGAAAACCTGGTGGGCCGCAGCCGCGCTTTTTGGGAAGCCTACGGCGCCGAGTTCCGGGCGACTTTCCCGGAGCAGCTGGCGGACGTGACCGACGACGAGCTGTACCGCGCCAGCAACGTGGTGCGCCGCAGCCTGATCCGCACCGATGCCGACGAACTGACCTATAACCTGCATGTCATCTTGCGCTTTAACCTGGAGCGCGAACTGCTCTCGGGCCGGCTGGCGGTGCGCGACCTGGCCGACGCCTGGCAGAGTGCTTACAGCGACAACCTGGGGTTGCAGAGCGACACCCTGGGCAACGGCGTGTTGCAGGACGTGCACTGGTTTTTCGGGCCGGTGGCCGGGGCTTTTCAGGGCTACACCCTGGGCAACCTGATGAGTGGGCAGATTTATGCGGCGGCCCGCCGCGCTCTGCCGGAGCTGGACGCCCAGATCGCCCGGCGCGAGTTCGGCCCGCTGCACGGCTGGCTGCGCGAGAACATCTATCAGCACGGCGCGCTCTACAGCCCCGCTGAGCTGCTGGAGCGGGCCACCGGCAAGCCACTGGGCGCCGAGGATTATCTGGCTTACCTGCGTGGCAAGTACGGCGAGCTGTACGGACTGTCGCTGTGA